In Desulfatibacillum aliphaticivorans DSM 15576, one genomic interval encodes:
- a CDS encoding electron transfer flavoprotein subunit alpha/FixB family protein translates to KYLETVAAEVGDVDITKSEVLLSIGRGIESEDNLEAAFDLAKIMGADVSCSRPIVDSKWLEHARQVGTSGQTVKPKVYMAMGISGAFQHLGGLKGNPFIVAVNKNPKAPIFQVADVGIVGDILEIMPEMQEKLEEMKG, encoded by the coding sequence AAAGTATCTGGAAACCGTGGCTGCCGAAGTGGGCGACGTGGACATCACCAAGAGCGAAGTGCTTTTGTCCATCGGCCGCGGCATCGAGAGCGAGGACAACCTGGAAGCGGCGTTCGACCTGGCCAAGATCATGGGCGCGGACGTATCCTGCTCCCGTCCCATCGTGGACTCCAAGTGGTTGGAGCACGCCCGTCAGGTGGGCACCTCCGGCCAGACGGTCAAGCCCAAGGTTTACATGGCCATGGGCATCTCCGGCGCTTTCCAGCACTTGGGCGGATTGAAGGGCAATCCTTTCATCGTAGCCGTCAACAAGAACCCCAAGGCCCCCATCTTCCAGGTGGCGGACGTGGGAATCGTGGGCGACATCCTGGAAATCATGCCCGAAATGCAAGAAAAGCTCGAAGAAATGAAGGGCTAA
- a CDS encoding acyl-CoA dehydrogenase family protein, producing the protein MDFSLNKEQLDLQKAAREFAKGEFDMELARELDAKHEYPTKIWKKAGELGFIGLHFPEKYSGMGYGVLENILVAEELCRGDSSIGACMVLAGFASEIVLHFGSDAQKEKWLPQVAEAKTLSAGAFTEPGHGSDITGMDTTAVLDGDEWVINGTKIFITNGNLAGFFCTLCQTDPDAKPAYRGLSMILVEADREGVSTTSVGDKLGIRMMDTAEVVFKDVRVPKENLIGVEGKGFYQVLEFFDESRILIAAQALGTAQGALDRAVEYVKQREQFGKKLAQFQITQHKLADMATKVELARLMTYKAAWNYDQGKIDPKLTSMAKMFAARTAVEVADEAIQLLGGYGYMREYDVERFYRDAKITEIYEGTKEIQKNTIASSVIGKLK; encoded by the coding sequence ATGGATTTTTCTTTAAATAAAGAACAGCTGGACCTGCAAAAGGCTGCCAGGGAGTTCGCCAAAGGCGAATTTGACATGGAGCTTGCCAGGGAACTGGACGCCAAACACGAGTACCCCACAAAGATTTGGAAAAAAGCTGGAGAACTTGGCTTCATCGGCCTCCATTTTCCTGAAAAATATTCCGGAATGGGTTACGGCGTGCTGGAAAATATTCTGGTCGCCGAAGAACTTTGCCGCGGCGATTCCAGCATCGGCGCCTGCATGGTTTTGGCCGGCTTCGCCTCTGAAATCGTGTTGCATTTCGGCTCTGACGCCCAAAAGGAAAAATGGCTGCCTCAGGTTGCGGAAGCCAAAACCCTTTCCGCCGGCGCCTTTACCGAACCCGGACACGGATCGGACATTACCGGCATGGACACTACGGCTGTCCTGGACGGCGATGAATGGGTGATCAACGGAACCAAAATTTTTATCACCAACGGCAACCTCGCCGGCTTCTTCTGCACTCTGTGCCAGACTGATCCTGACGCCAAGCCCGCTTACCGCGGCCTTAGCATGATATTGGTGGAAGCTGACAGAGAAGGCGTAAGCACCACTTCCGTGGGCGATAAATTGGGCATCCGCATGATGGATACGGCTGAGGTTGTTTTCAAGGACGTTCGCGTACCCAAGGAAAACCTCATCGGCGTGGAAGGCAAGGGCTTTTATCAGGTCCTGGAATTCTTTGACGAAAGCCGCATTCTCATCGCTGCACAGGCTCTGGGAACCGCGCAGGGCGCTTTGGATAGGGCCGTGGAATACGTCAAGCAGCGCGAGCAGTTTGGCAAAAAATTGGCTCAGTTCCAGATCACCCAGCATAAGCTGGCCGACATGGCCACCAAGGTCGAACTCGCCCGCCTTATGACCTATAAGGCTGCATGGAATTACGACCAAGGCAAAATCGATCCCAAGCTGACATCCATGGCTAAAATGTTCGCCGCCCGCACTGCAGTGGAAGTGGCCGACGAAGCCATTCAGCTCTTGGGCGGCTACGGCTACATGCGTGAGTATGACGTGGAAAGGTTCTATCGTGACGCTAAGATCACGGAAATTTACGAAGGAACCAAGGAAATCCAGAAGAATACCATCGCAAGCAGCGTTATCGGCAAGCTCAAGTAG
- the nusB gene encoding transcription antitermination factor NusB codes for MGKRRRARELALQSLFYVDSTSAPPLKALDLFCQNFPPPKDLAQFFYELAKGVIEKRDEIDRLIEQHSNNWKLYRMSAVDLNLMRIAAYEFLFCPDVPRRVSINEAIDIGKRFGTAESGAFINGILDSIHLHLGKEEKAEKKR; via the coding sequence ATGGGAAAAAGACGCAGGGCAAGGGAGCTTGCGCTCCAATCATTATTTTACGTGGACTCAACCTCAGCCCCCCCGCTGAAGGCCTTGGACTTGTTTTGCCAAAACTTTCCGCCTCCCAAGGATCTGGCCCAGTTCTTTTACGAACTGGCCAAAGGGGTGATTGAAAAACGGGATGAGATTGACCGCCTTATCGAACAGCATTCCAACAACTGGAAGCTGTACCGTATGTCGGCCGTGGACCTGAACCTCATGCGCATCGCCGCCTATGAATTTCTGTTCTGCCCCGACGTACCTCGCCGGGTATCCATCAACGAGGCCATTGACATCGGCAAACGCTTCGGAACGGCCGAGTCCGGCGCCTTCATCAACGGCATCCTGGACAGCATCCACCTGCATCTGGGCAAAGAAGAAAAGGCCGAAAAGAAAAGATAG
- the ribH gene encoding 6,7-dimethyl-8-ribityllumazine synthase produces the protein MPRMIEGTLSAEGKRFGIIVARFNDFISDRLLGGALDALMRSGAADENIEVAKVPGAFEIPLIADKMAKSGKYDALICLGAVIRGSTPHFDYVCAEASKGIAHVSLGAGIPVMFGILTTDTIEQAIERAGTKAGNKGWDVAMGAIEMVNLAEQFK, from the coding sequence ATGCCGCGCATGATAGAGGGGACGCTCTCAGCGGAAGGCAAACGCTTTGGAATCATCGTAGCCAGGTTCAACGATTTCATCTCTGACAGGCTGCTGGGCGGCGCGCTGGACGCGCTCATGAGGTCCGGGGCTGCAGACGAGAATATTGAAGTCGCCAAGGTGCCCGGGGCATTTGAAATCCCCCTGATCGCCGATAAGATGGCTAAAAGCGGCAAGTACGACGCACTCATCTGCCTGGGCGCCGTCATTCGCGGGTCCACGCCGCATTTCGACTATGTATGCGCCGAAGCCTCCAAGGGCATCGCCCATGTCAGTCTTGGCGCAGGCATTCCCGTTATGTTCGGCATTCTGACCACCGACACCATTGAGCAGGCCATAGAACGCGCTGGCACCAAAGCCGGAAACAAAGGCTGGGACGTGGCCATGGGCGCTATTGAAATGGTCAACCTTGCGGAGCAGTTCAAGTAA
- a CDS encoding bifunctional 3,4-dihydroxy-2-butanone-4-phosphate synthase/GTP cyclohydrolase II, producing MAKISIEQAIKEIKEGKMVILVDDEDRENEGDLAIAAEFVTPEIINFMAKYGRGLICLSLTKAKADILDLQPMVGNNTSPYQTGFTVSIEARCGVTTGISAADRATTIQTAIADDSKAEDLVRPGHIFPLRARNGGVIVRAGQTEGSVDLARLAGCKPAGVICEIMKDDGTMARMPDLEVFSEEHGINICTIADLIEYRMSKESFVRRSAEAKLPTSYGGDFKVIVYENDVDEYLNIALVKGDINPDEPILVRVHSECLTGDIFGSQRCDCGDQLQEAMRMVNEEGKGVIIYVRQEGRGIGLVNKIKAYALQDGGLDTVEANEKLGFKADQRNYGIGAQVLVDLGVRKMKLMTNNPKKMVGLQGYGLSIVEQVPLAVCPNKYNKDYLECKALKMGHLLDVESYK from the coding sequence ATGGCTAAAATCAGCATTGAGCAGGCAATCAAGGAAATCAAGGAAGGCAAGATGGTCATCCTGGTGGATGACGAAGACAGGGAAAACGAAGGGGACCTTGCAATCGCAGCCGAATTTGTAACCCCTGAAATTATCAACTTTATGGCGAAATACGGCCGCGGCCTTATTTGCCTTTCCCTTACCAAGGCAAAAGCCGACATTCTGGATCTTCAACCCATGGTCGGCAACAATACCTCGCCTTACCAGACAGGCTTCACCGTCTCCATCGAAGCCCGGTGCGGCGTCACCACGGGCATCTCGGCGGCTGACAGGGCCACAACCATCCAGACCGCTATAGCAGACGACTCCAAGGCCGAAGACCTTGTGCGCCCCGGCCATATTTTTCCGCTCCGCGCACGCAACGGCGGAGTCATCGTCCGCGCCGGCCAGACTGAAGGCTCCGTGGACCTGGCCCGCTTGGCAGGCTGCAAGCCCGCCGGCGTCATCTGCGAAATCATGAAAGACGACGGCACCATGGCCCGCATGCCCGACCTGGAAGTTTTCAGCGAAGAGCACGGCATCAACATCTGCACCATCGCCGACCTCATTGAATACCGCATGAGCAAAGAATCCTTTGTGCGCAGGTCCGCCGAAGCCAAACTGCCCACGTCCTATGGCGGAGACTTCAAGGTCATCGTTTACGAAAACGATGTGGACGAATACCTGAACATCGCTCTGGTCAAGGGAGACATCAATCCCGACGAGCCTATCCTGGTGCGTGTGCACTCCGAATGCCTCACCGGCGATATCTTCGGCTCCCAACGCTGCGACTGCGGCGATCAGCTTCAGGAAGCCATGAGAATGGTCAACGAAGAAGGCAAGGGCGTCATCATCTACGTGCGTCAGGAAGGCCGCGGCATCGGCCTGGTCAACAAAATCAAGGCCTACGCTCTGCAGGACGGCGGCCTGGACACCGTGGAAGCCAACGAGAAGCTGGGCTTCAAGGCCGACCAGCGCAACTACGGCATCGGCGCCCAGGTGCTGGTGGACCTGGGAGTACGGAAAATGAAGCTCATGACCAACAATCCCAAGAAAATGGTCGGCCTCCAGGGCTACGGCCTGAGCATTGTGGAACAAGTGCCGCTGGCCGTGTGCCCCAACAAGTACAACAAAGACTACCTGGAATGCAAGGCCTTGAAAATGGGCCATTTGCTGGACGTGGAATCTTATAAATAA
- a CDS encoding riboflavin synthase: MFTGIIEGLGTLKRINKGRGVTMQIQADFDLTGVKLGDSIAVSGTCLTATRLDGSTFDVDVSPESISRSILNWAKPGDRVNLEKALTFASRLDGHLVQGHVDGIATVASVKADANAILYSFEAPSSLTYYMVEKGSVAIDGISLTINQRSDTGFSVSIIPHTAKITTIGLRKPGDRVNIETDIIGKYVEHFLSATRGEADKNSQMPGINMALLAKNGFL; encoded by the coding sequence ATGTTTACCGGAATCATAGAAGGCCTGGGAACCCTTAAACGCATCAACAAGGGCCGGGGCGTCACCATGCAGATTCAGGCGGATTTCGACCTGACGGGCGTCAAACTGGGCGACAGCATCGCCGTTTCCGGAACATGCCTCACAGCCACCCGTCTGGACGGCTCGACATTCGACGTGGACGTATCCCCCGAGAGCATCAGCCGCTCCATCCTCAATTGGGCCAAGCCCGGGGACAGGGTGAACCTGGAAAAGGCGCTGACTTTCGCCTCCCGCCTGGACGGCCATCTGGTGCAGGGACACGTGGACGGCATTGCCACTGTGGCTTCGGTAAAGGCGGACGCCAACGCCATCCTGTACTCCTTTGAGGCCCCTTCCAGCCTGACCTATTACATGGTGGAAAAAGGTTCGGTTGCCATCGACGGAATCAGCCTTACTATTAACCAAAGGTCTGATACCGGCTTTTCCGTTAGCATCATACCGCATACCGCAAAAATCACGACCATCGGACTGCGCAAGCCCGGCGACCGTGTAAATATAGAAACCGATATAATCGGGAAATATGTGGAACACTTTTTATCCGCAACTAGAGGAGAGGCGGATAAAAACTCCCAAATGCCGGGCATTAACATGGCGTTACTTGCCAAGAACGGCTTTTTATAA
- the ribD gene encoding bifunctional diaminohydroxyphosphoribosylaminopyrimidine deaminase/5-amino-6-(5-phosphoribosylamino)uracil reductase RibD, protein MKKQDTQYMRQALALAEKGTGSTSPNPMVGAVIVKDGKVIGQGWHKKAGGPHAEIFALEEAGADAKGATMYVTLEPCNHHGKTPPCSHAVLKAGIAKVIAAMKDPNPKAQGGLEYLQENGVETQWGVCEAEARKQNEFFIKHVTTGRPFVVCKCAATLDGRIATRIGDSKWITGEESRACVHKMRHAMDAILVGINTVRMDDPSLTARLEDGQGNDPLRVILDSRLSMDPSAKMLRQDSDSGTLIFCGPQAPEVKRDALEKAGAEIVEAPEMSGFLNLDFICRNLGERGLNSLLIEGGGHVHSSALKSGVVDKVCLFYAPKILCGDDGVPMFAGPGPDFMADSIELKDITLHRFGNDFMVEGYVMDLFDERD, encoded by the coding sequence ATGAAAAAACAGGACACCCAATACATGCGCCAGGCTTTGGCCTTGGCTGAAAAGGGAACGGGAAGCACGTCGCCCAATCCTATGGTTGGCGCGGTCATTGTCAAGGACGGCAAGGTAATCGGCCAGGGCTGGCATAAAAAGGCCGGCGGACCTCACGCCGAAATCTTCGCTCTGGAGGAAGCAGGGGCGGACGCCAAAGGCGCGACCATGTACGTCACTCTGGAGCCCTGCAACCATCATGGAAAAACGCCGCCCTGCTCCCACGCCGTACTTAAGGCGGGAATCGCCAAGGTGATCGCCGCCATGAAAGACCCCAATCCCAAAGCCCAGGGCGGCCTGGAATATCTGCAGGAAAACGGCGTGGAAACCCAATGGGGCGTCTGCGAAGCCGAAGCCCGGAAGCAAAACGAATTTTTCATCAAACACGTCACCACGGGCAGGCCCTTTGTGGTCTGCAAATGCGCCGCCACCCTGGACGGCCGGATAGCCACGCGCATCGGCGACTCCAAATGGATCACCGGCGAAGAGTCCAGAGCCTGCGTCCACAAAATGCGCCACGCCATGGACGCCATCCTGGTGGGAATCAATACGGTCCGCATGGACGACCCCAGCCTCACGGCCCGACTGGAAGACGGCCAGGGAAACGATCCTTTGCGGGTCATCCTGGACAGCCGCCTATCTATGGATCCCAGCGCCAAAATGTTGCGCCAGGATTCTGATTCTGGTACATTAATTTTTTGCGGCCCCCAGGCGCCCGAGGTAAAACGGGACGCTCTGGAAAAAGCAGGCGCAGAAATTGTGGAAGCGCCCGAAATGAGCGGGTTTTTAAACCTGGATTTCATTTGCCGCAACTTAGGGGAAAGGGGCCTGAACAGCCTGCTGATTGAAGGCGGCGGGCATGTGCATTCATCCGCCCTGAAATCGGGCGTGGTGGACAAGGTCTGCTTGTTTTACGCCCCAAAAATCTTGTGCGGCGACGACGGAGTTCCCATGTTTGCAGGCCCCGGGCCTGACTTTATGGCTGACTCCATAGAACTGAAGGACATCACCCTGCACCGTTTCGGAAACGACTTTATGGTGGAGGGATATGTCATGGATCTTTTTGACGAACGGGACTGA
- the nrdR gene encoding transcriptional regulator NrdR, whose translation MKCPYCGETEDKVIDSRQGKEADVIRRRRECLSCSRRFTTYEKVEDMPLVIIKKDGRREVFNGEKVRAGMLRACEKRNISVHVIDEFIEQLERDLRETGEKEVPSHQVGEAIMNKLHELDDVAYVRFASVYREFKHVNDFISELKYLLKQQQKGGK comes from the coding sequence ATGAAATGCCCGTATTGCGGTGAAACTGAAGATAAAGTCATAGACTCCAGGCAAGGCAAGGAGGCTGATGTAATTCGTCGCCGCAGGGAGTGCTTGTCCTGCTCCCGCCGTTTTACCACCTACGAAAAGGTGGAGGACATGCCTTTGGTCATCATCAAAAAGGACGGCCGGAGAGAGGTTTTTAACGGGGAGAAAGTGCGGGCCGGCATGCTCCGGGCGTGTGAAAAGCGCAATATCAGCGTTCATGTGATTGATGAGTTTATCGAACAACTGGAAAGAGATCTGCGCGAAACCGGAGAAAAGGAAGTTCCCTCCCACCAGGTGGGCGAGGCCATCATGAACAAGCTGCACGAACTGGACGACGTGGCTTACGTCCGCTTCGCCTCGGTGTACAGGGAGTTCAAGCACGTAAACGACTTTATATCCGAACTCAAATACCTGCTTAAACAGCAGCAAAAGGGCGGCAAGTAA
- the glyA gene encoding serine hydroxymethyltransferase translates to MDLETIRKVDPEAAKAIEQELDRQQFTLELIASENIASPAVMAAQGSVMTNKYAEGYPGHRYYGGCEFVDVAENLARDRAKELFQADYANVQPHSGSQANMGVYFALLEPGDTVLGMDLSHGGHLTHGSPVSFSGRIFNFVHYGVKEKTGTIDYDQVRSLAKEHKPKLIVAGASAYPRIIDFPELEKIARETGAYLMVDMAHIAGLVAAGEHPSPLPYADVVTTTTHKTLRGPRGGMILSNKGFGKKLSSQIFPGIQGGPLMHVIAAKAVAFKEALTPEFKAYQQQVVKNAACLAKRLMDNGVDLVSGGTDNHMMLLNLSNLDITGKEAEGLVEQAGITVNKNTIPFDKNGPAVTSGIRVGTPTITSRGMKEPEMELIADCLANVLKNPQDQALIESTRAKVKDLCQSFPIYA, encoded by the coding sequence TTGGATCTGGAAACCATTAGAAAAGTTGACCCTGAGGCGGCGAAAGCCATCGAGCAGGAATTGGACAGGCAGCAGTTCACCTTGGAGCTGATCGCCTCGGAGAATATCGCCAGCCCGGCCGTCATGGCCGCTCAGGGCAGCGTAATGACCAACAAATACGCGGAAGGGTATCCCGGCCACCGTTATTACGGCGGATGCGAGTTCGTGGACGTGGCCGAAAACCTCGCCAGGGACCGGGCCAAGGAATTGTTCCAGGCAGACTACGCCAATGTGCAGCCCCATTCAGGCTCCCAGGCCAACATGGGGGTTTACTTCGCCCTGCTGGAACCCGGAGACACCGTGCTTGGCATGGACCTTTCCCACGGCGGTCACCTTACCCACGGCAGCCCGGTCAGCTTTTCCGGCCGCATTTTCAACTTCGTCCATTACGGAGTCAAGGAAAAAACCGGAACCATCGATTACGACCAGGTCCGCTCCCTGGCAAAGGAACATAAGCCCAAGCTGATCGTGGCGGGCGCCAGCGCCTACCCCCGGATCATCGACTTTCCCGAACTGGAAAAGATAGCCAGGGAAACCGGCGCATACCTTATGGTGGACATGGCTCACATAGCCGGTCTGGTGGCGGCCGGAGAGCATCCCTCTCCCCTGCCATACGCAGACGTAGTGACCACCACGACCCATAAAACCCTGCGCGGCCCCCGCGGCGGCATGATTTTGTCCAATAAGGGATTCGGCAAAAAACTGTCCAGCCAGATTTTCCCCGGCATCCAGGGCGGACCGCTCATGCACGTCATCGCCGCCAAGGCCGTGGCTTTCAAGGAAGCCCTTACGCCCGAGTTCAAGGCCTATCAGCAGCAAGTGGTCAAAAACGCCGCCTGCCTGGCCAAACGGCTTATGGACAACGGCGTGGATCTGGTTTCCGGCGGAACCGACAACCACATGATGCTCCTCAACCTCTCCAATCTTGACATTACCGGCAAGGAAGCGGAGGGTCTGGTGGAGCAGGCCGGCATTACGGTCAACAAGAACACCATCCCCTTTGATAAAAATGGACCGGCCGTCACCAGCGGCATCCGGGTGGGAACGCCGACCATTACCAGCAGGGGCATGAAAGAGCCTGAAATGGAACTCATCGCCGATTGCCTGGCGAACGTTTTGAAAAATCCCCAGGATCAGGCTTTGATAGAAAGCACGAGAGCCAAGGTCAAGGACCTTTGCCAATCTTTCCCCATTTATGCATAG